One genomic window of Leptotrichia shahii includes the following:
- the ruvA gene encoding Holliday junction branch migration protein RuvA yields MFEYILGKLVIKKIDYVALEINGLAYKIHISLKTFEKIADIGNNEKLYIFTNVKEDDISLYGFKTQNERELFKALISISGVGPKLAIAILSTFNMREIIEIVMEDESKIFTRVPGLGIKKAQKIILDLKDKVKKIDVSEMFEETSNVSSGKLITSESFDPKISLMKEDLKLALESLGYTNTDISKWIKDSELAQLKDISEAIKIVLQKIQNKK; encoded by the coding sequence ATGTTTGAGTATATTTTAGGAAAATTGGTGATAAAAAAAATAGATTATGTTGCATTAGAGATAAATGGATTGGCGTATAAAATTCATATATCATTAAAAACTTTTGAAAAAATAGCTGATATTGGAAATAATGAAAAATTATATATTTTTACAAATGTGAAAGAAGATGATATTTCACTTTATGGGTTTAAAACGCAAAATGAAAGAGAGCTTTTTAAGGCTTTGATAAGTATAAGTGGAGTAGGACCAAAACTTGCAATTGCAATATTGTCAACTTTTAATATGAGAGAAATTATAGAGATTGTTATGGAAGATGAGTCTAAAATCTTTACAAGAGTTCCAGGGCTTGGAATAAAAAAGGCTCAAAAAATAATATTGGATCTGAAGGATAAAGTTAAAAAAATAGATGTGTCAGAAATGTTTGAAGAAACTAGCAATGTATCAAGTGGAAAATTAATAACTTCAGAGTCTTTTGACCCTAAAATCTCATTAATGAAGGAAGATCTAAAATTAGCTCTGGAATCTTTAGGATATACAAATACCGATATTTCCAAATGGATAAAAGATAGTGAATTGGCTCAATTAAAGGATATTAGTGAAGCTATAAAAATAGTTTTACAAAAAATTCAAAATAAAAAATAG
- the murI gene encoding glutamate racemase, whose product MSIGVFDSGIGGLTVLKEIRKVLPDEKIYYLGDTARVPYGEKTKELIIRYSKEIVEFLLEKNVSAIVVACNTATALALKELKETFKIPIIGVIEAGARTAINTTKSGKIGVIGTKATIQSGKYKEEIKLFNKKVEVLQKACPLFVPAVEEGILSGKLVNQIITTYLDDFKGKIDTLILGCTHYPLLKDAISKIYPDIKIVDPAKETALDLKEILEQNEFLKNDAKKNEEVKYYVTDGQEKFKEIGIMFLEENIPRVELVKL is encoded by the coding sequence ATGTCTATCGGAGTATTTGATTCGGGAATTGGGGGACTTACTGTATTAAAGGAAATTAGGAAAGTTTTACCAGATGAAAAAATATATTATCTTGGAGATACGGCAAGAGTTCCGTATGGAGAAAAGACAAAAGAGCTGATTATAAGATATTCAAAGGAAATTGTTGAATTTTTGCTGGAAAAAAATGTGAGTGCTATCGTAGTGGCTTGTAACACAGCCACTGCACTTGCATTAAAGGAATTGAAGGAAACTTTTAAAATTCCGATTATTGGAGTAATTGAGGCTGGGGCAAGAACGGCAATAAATACAACAAAAAGTGGTAAAATTGGTGTAATTGGAACAAAGGCGACTATACAGTCTGGAAAATATAAAGAGGAAATAAAACTTTTTAATAAAAAAGTGGAAGTGCTTCAAAAGGCTTGTCCACTTTTTGTTCCAGCGGTGGAAGAGGGAATTTTGAGTGGAAAATTAGTGAATCAAATAATAACGACATATCTTGATGATTTTAAAGGGAAAATAGATACTTTAATATTAGGATGTACTCATTATCCGTTGTTAAAAGATGCCATAAGTAAAATTTATCCAGATATAAAGATTGTAGATCCCGCAAAGGAAACGGCTTTGGATTTGAAGGAAATTTTGGAGCAAAATGAATTTTTAAAAAATGACGCAAAAAAAAATGAAGAAGTAAAATATTATGTAACAGATGGACAGGAAAAATTTAAGGAAATTGGTATTATGTTTTTAGAAGAGAATATTCCAAGAGTTGAACTGGTGAAATTATAA
- a CDS encoding D-alanyl-D-alanine carboxypeptidase family protein, translating to MRKKVKIGIRSKKMVLSMVFLAMSAFSFAEGENYHDYKALLIGDINGNIIKEDNSLAVRPLASVTKIMTSILTLDKIKSGQISYDDKVTVSSKAASVPYGVKLTAGKQYTVRDLLKATIIKSSNNAAYALAEYVGGDVPSFVRSMNEKARSYGLDSLRYCSPNGLPPSYTGSCMDQGNARDLYKLAQITLKDYSEYLNFSKNKVEYIDNGNTKVTSTNTLLGNVQGVDGLKTGYHDAAGSNIVLTANRGDDRMIAVILGSNHAKDRNAIGAREINDYYINGYAKKNNSTSSSYAYASNNNNSNYNSGNSNKNRYNYNDSDQNNNNDNSNNSNEASSNAENNNTRKGNKIEQFFNTIFGKNNNSNNSAKKMKIISKNDIVAVAKIGENKYNLYPTKDVEITATQRPNLTYTVNLNSGVNKNSRGKIVGTYVATDGTLTYSGELIMR from the coding sequence ATGAGAAAAAAAGTAAAAATTGGTATTAGAAGTAAAAAAATGGTGTTATCTATGGTATTTTTGGCTATGTCAGCGTTTTCATTTGCTGAAGGCGAGAATTATCACGATTACAAGGCATTATTAATTGGGGATATAAATGGAAATATTATAAAGGAAGACAATAGTTTAGCAGTTCGGCCTTTAGCATCGGTTACAAAAATTATGACATCAATATTGACATTAGATAAAATAAAATCTGGTCAAATTTCCTATGATGATAAGGTAACAGTTTCATCAAAAGCAGCTTCAGTTCCTTATGGAGTAAAATTGACTGCTGGGAAACAGTATACAGTAAGGGATTTATTAAAGGCTACAATTATAAAGTCATCAAATAACGCCGCCTATGCACTTGCTGAATATGTGGGAGGAGATGTTCCAAGTTTTGTACGTTCTATGAATGAAAAGGCAAGAAGTTATGGCTTAGATTCCCTAAGATACTGTTCTCCAAATGGATTGCCGCCTAGTTATACAGGTTCTTGCATGGATCAAGGCAATGCACGTGATTTGTATAAATTGGCACAAATAACATTAAAAGATTATAGTGAATATTTAAATTTTTCAAAAAATAAAGTAGAATATATTGACAACGGAAATACAAAAGTAACTTCTACAAACACACTTTTAGGAAATGTACAAGGAGTAGACGGATTAAAAACAGGTTACCACGATGCCGCAGGTTCAAATATCGTATTGACGGCAAATAGGGGTGACGATAGAATGATAGCTGTTATTTTAGGTTCAAATCATGCGAAAGATAGAAATGCAATTGGAGCAAGAGAAATAAACGATTATTATATAAATGGCTATGCAAAGAAAAATAATAGTACAAGCAGCAGCTATGCTTATGCAAGTAATAACAACAATAGTAATTATAATAGTGGGAACAGTAACAAGAACAGATATAATTATAATGATAGCGATCAAAACAATAATAACGATAACAGCAATAATAGTAATGAAGCTAGCAGTAATGCTGAAAATAATAATACTAGAAAAGGAAATAAAATAGAGCAATTCTTCAATACAATTTTTGGTAAAAATAATAATAGTAATAATTCAGCAAAGAAAATGAAAATTATAAGTAAAAATGATATAGTGGCGGTAGCAAAAATAGGTGAAAATAAATATAACTTATATCCTACAAAAGATGTAGAAATAACTGCAACTCAACGACCAAATTTGACTTATACAGTAAACTTAAATTCGGGAGTGAATAAGAATAGCAGAGGCAAAATTGTAGGAACTTATGTTGCAACTGATGGAACGTTGACTTATAGTGGAGAATTAATTATGAGATAA
- a CDS encoding M50 family metallopeptidase, whose protein sequence is MGIIFTIIILGIIVFIHELGHFATAKYFGMPVTEFAIGMGPRLFSVKKEETVYSIRILPLGGFVNIEGMQPEKFDLEAFKKERMDEIIEKLKDEINSENNEIKDEQFISEVKKRLDAAVKQELKRQENIQKNGFFTKSPFSRFIVLIAGVVMNFISALVALYIMLSIAGVVPPQYSQAIVGEIEQNSKANGKLKVNDKILTINGKNIANWSEMTKKIGEISQNYKNEDVILKVLRDNKEITENVKLAYNEKTRSNILGIHLLSQKSTFGERIKISFIMFGDYFKLTLDGVKMLVTGKVAMKEMTGPVGLPKVIGEAYGQGGLFAMLGVFILISINIGIMNLLPIPALDGGRLIFIIPEFFGIKINKKIEEKIHLIGMIFLLVLMMIIVFFDVTKYF, encoded by the coding sequence ATGGGAATAATTTTTACAATAATAATTTTAGGAATCATAGTATTTATACATGAACTGGGACATTTTGCTACAGCTAAGTATTTTGGAATGCCTGTTACAGAATTTGCAATTGGAATGGGACCAAGGCTTTTTTCAGTAAAAAAGGAGGAAACAGTTTATTCAATCAGAATTTTACCATTGGGAGGATTTGTTAATATTGAAGGAATGCAGCCTGAAAAGTTTGATTTGGAAGCATTTAAGAAGGAAAGAATGGATGAAATTATTGAAAAATTAAAAGATGAAATAAATAGTGAAAATAATGAGATTAAAGATGAACAATTTATTAGTGAAGTGAAAAAAAGATTAGATGCAGCTGTAAAACAAGAATTAAAAAGACAAGAAAATATACAGAAAAATGGATTTTTTACGAAATCGCCATTTAGCAGGTTTATTGTGCTAATCGCAGGAGTTGTGATGAATTTTATTTCTGCTTTAGTTGCTTTATACATAATGCTTTCTATTGCAGGAGTTGTGCCTCCTCAATATTCACAGGCAATTGTTGGAGAAATTGAGCAAAATTCAAAAGCAAATGGAAAATTGAAGGTAAATGACAAGATTTTAACAATTAATGGTAAAAATATAGCAAATTGGAGTGAAATGACTAAAAAAATTGGCGAAATTAGTCAAAATTATAAAAATGAAGATGTCATCTTAAAAGTATTAAGAGATAATAAAGAAATTACTGAAAATGTAAAATTAGCTTATAACGAAAAAACTAGAAGCAATATCCTTGGAATTCATTTATTAAGCCAAAAATCAACATTTGGAGAAAGAATAAAAATAAGTTTTATTATGTTTGGAGATTATTTTAAACTGACGCTTGACGGCGTTAAAATGCTTGTAACGGGAAAAGTCGCAATGAAGGAAATGACAGGTCCTGTAGGGCTTCCTAAAGTTATTGGAGAGGCTTATGGTCAAGGAGGGCTGTTTGCTATGCTTGGTGTCTTTATCTTAATTTCTATAAATATTGGCATTATGAACTTGCTGCCAATTCCTGCACTTGATGGAGGAAGATTGATTTTTATAATTCCTGAATTTTTTGGAATTAAAATTAATAAAAAAATTGAAGAAAAAATACATTTAATAGGAATGATATTCTTACTTGTATTGATGATGATTATTGTGTTTTTCGATGTTACAAAATATTTTTAA
- a CDS encoding cell division protein SepF, producing MGLKRKLMEFFGDDIEDEDEDELSEESSENEKKEVATEQPQQNQQSKVQHKTTANRVETEKQPEEKKGIGSLFGVGKKEEITKMPTSKVNVSIIRPKVFEDSRLIADAIKENKIVTFSLEFLEYEVGQRVIDFVSGAAYAMSAHLSKVTDKVLTSIPMEIDYEDIDASLGEDEGEGTYL from the coding sequence TTGGGACTTAAGAGAAAATTAATGGAATTTTTTGGCGATGACATCGAAGATGAAGATGAAGATGAATTATCTGAAGAATCGTCAGAAAATGAAAAAAAAGAAGTGGCAACAGAACAGCCACAACAAAATCAGCAGTCTAAAGTTCAGCACAAAACAACAGCAAATCGTGTAGAAACAGAAAAACAGCCAGAAGAAAAAAAAGGAATAGGAAGTCTTTTTGGCGTAGGAAAAAAGGAGGAAATTACAAAAATGCCAACATCTAAAGTAAATGTCTCGATTATTAGACCAAAGGTTTTTGAAGACTCGAGATTAATTGCAGATGCAATAAAGGAAAACAAAATTGTAACATTTAGTTTGGAATTTTTAGAATATGAAGTAGGACAAAGAGTAATAGATTTTGTAAGTGGGGCTGCTTATGCGATGAGTGCACATTTGTCAAAAGTTACTGACAAAGTTTTAACTTCTATTCCAATGGAAATTGATTATGAAGATATTGATGCCTCATTAGGAGAAGATGAAGGCGAAGGTACTTACTTATAA
- a CDS encoding YggS family pyridoxal phosphate-dependent enzyme: MELNNLKIQQNYKKILEDIEKYSPYPEKVKILFVSKYFNVEEHKALIEMGYDYFGENRAQLYRDKLNEFSGEKYKNIKWDFIGRLQKNKIKYIINSVNLIHSIDSYELLEEINKKAIENNRIINGLIEINVSKEESKTGVYIEDFKKNSEKYFSMSNVKIIGFMTMAPFEASEAEINSYFSNMRDLKEEYQKKYDYITTLSMGMSNDYVEALKNGTTIIRIGSKLFK; this comes from the coding sequence ATGGAACTTAATAATTTAAAAATTCAGCAAAATTATAAAAAGATCTTGGAAGATATAGAAAAATATTCTCCATATCCTGAAAAAGTTAAAATTCTGTTTGTAAGTAAGTATTTTAATGTTGAAGAACATAAAGCTCTAATTGAAATGGGATACGATTACTTTGGTGAAAATCGGGCTCAGCTTTATCGGGATAAGTTAAATGAATTTTCAGGTGAAAAATATAAAAATATTAAATGGGATTTTATTGGAAGGTTGCAAAAAAATAAAATAAAGTATATAATTAATAGTGTGAATTTAATACATTCGATAGATTCTTATGAACTTTTAGAAGAAATAAATAAAAAAGCTATTGAAAATAATAGAATTATAAATGGTTTAATTGAAATTAATGTTTCAAAGGAAGAATCTAAAACAGGAGTTTATATTGAAGATTTTAAAAAAAATAGCGAGAAATATTTTTCTATGAGCAATGTGAAAATAATAGGTTTTATGACAATGGCTCCATTTGAGGCAAGTGAAGCGGAAATAAATAGTTATTTTTCAAATATGAGAGATTTAAAGGAAGAATATCAAAAAAAATATGATTATATTACAACTCTTTCTATGGGAATGTCGAATGATTATGTGGAAGCACTAAAAAATGGTACAACTATAATTAGAATAGGAAGTAAATTATTTAAGTAG
- the hemW gene encoding radical SAM family heme chaperone HemW, which translates to MMVEARNIKALKIKNVDAIYIHIPFCDKKCEYCDFCTFVRMEKEYRKYTNYLIKEIRMYPKIKYDTIYFGGGTPSLLPVEMISEILNELDWSENAEITLELNPTDMTFEKLKKFRKIGINRLSIGIQSFQDHVLKFIGRQHSSEDAINVYKMARKAGFCNITVDLMFGIPNQTIEDLQRDLDILKVLKPENVSIYSLIWEEGTVFWSKLQKGILSEIDQDLEALMYEKIIDFFTKNGYCQYEISNFARIDGKDIKIGKIRKFEDLKKLQKNAGRHNLKYWRNQKFIGVGMSSASYFGDNRHSNERTFKKYYNLVDDERLPIDENTIEIVDEVESKKLKKMLGLRLIQEGIEYFEDEKVEKLIENGLLEKLTIRKKIATKEKKIESKVKNNENFSDKIVENTYEMRLRLTQRGMLLANDVFVEFI; encoded by the coding sequence ATGATGGTTGAAGCAAGAAATATTAAAGCATTAAAAATAAAAAATGTTGATGCAATATATATTCACATTCCATTTTGCGATAAAAAATGCGAATATTGTGATTTCTGCACATTTGTGAGAATGGAAAAGGAATATAGAAAATATACAAATTATTTGATTAAAGAGATTAGAATGTATCCGAAAATTAAATATGATACAATTTATTTTGGCGGGGGAACGCCTTCTCTACTGCCTGTCGAAATGATAAGTGAAATATTAAATGAACTTGATTGGTCTGAAAATGCTGAAATTACGTTAGAATTAAATCCAACAGATATGACTTTTGAAAAGTTGAAAAAATTTCGAAAAATTGGTATAAATAGGTTAAGTATTGGGATTCAGAGTTTTCAGGATCATGTTTTAAAATTTATTGGAAGGCAACATAGTTCTGAGGATGCGATAAATGTTTATAAAATGGCAAGAAAAGCAGGATTTTGCAATATTACAGTGGATTTGATGTTTGGGATTCCTAATCAAACTATTGAGGATTTGCAAAGGGATCTTGATATTTTGAAGGTGTTAAAACCTGAAAATGTTTCAATTTATTCGCTTATTTGGGAAGAAGGGACGGTTTTTTGGAGCAAATTGCAAAAGGGAATTTTATCTGAGATTGATCAGGATTTGGAAGCTCTAATGTATGAAAAAATTATTGATTTTTTTACAAAAAATGGATATTGCCAGTATGAAATTTCTAATTTTGCGAGAATTGATGGTAAAGATATTAAAATTGGTAAAATAAGAAAATTTGAAGATTTAAAGAAATTGCAGAAAAATGCAGGAAGACATAATTTGAAATATTGGCGAAATCAGAAATTTATTGGTGTTGGAATGAGTTCAGCTAGTTATTTTGGTGATAACAGACATAGTAATGAGCGAACTTTTAAGAAATATTATAATTTGGTTGATGATGAAAGATTGCCAATTGATGAAAATACGATTGAAATTGTGGATGAAGTTGAAAGTAAGAAATTAAAGAAAATGCTGGGACTGCGGCTTATTCAAGAGGGAATTGAGTATTTTGAAGATGAGAAAGTTGAAAAACTTATAGAAAATGGACTATTGGAAAAATTAACTATAAGAAAAAAAATTGCTACAAAAGAAAAAAAAATAGAAAGTAAAGTTAAAAATAATGAAAATTTTAGTGATAAAATAGTTGAAAATACTTATGAAATGAGGCTTCGTCTGACACAAAGGGGAATGTTGTTAGCAAATGATGTATTTGTTGAATTTATTTAG
- a CDS encoding TonB family protein translates to MKFYIISIILNVMVLFIPAAYYVSNSSEKKSKQNEPITVNLSESVFQSVSQGTAGNENIGEKNGESGNNESVKNSDDTKNTGNSEKIKVSQKNEISNSHSESNSEKINNLNDQKESRKTENIKTISQNEQEKEQPKVFSLENKKRDISQAISSISSTSPVKSILSSRNTEKVSQKNENIKVISKENLTNTVSTSTNISKNISENTAGNGKNNSHIYKVKTNSIAGNENQVDSTNKNDKSDSFVQKVRNSENSGKNGNNRGNINAKVESGGNSKTGNLEKTSKNSNKNHDIEQRRNVEKGKEENINVCNEGKDFTVSYNPNLSYPPAAQRLGNKGVVTVSVRFSFNSSGSVSVISVSGGSSIFQQEARRAASRIRVKIKNPETLKCTISRSFKFELR, encoded by the coding sequence ATGAAATTTTATATAATTTCAATTATTTTAAATGTTATGGTTTTGTTTATTCCAGCAGCCTATTATGTTTCTAATAGTAGTGAAAAGAAAAGTAAGCAAAATGAGCCAATAACAGTAAATTTAAGCGAAAGTGTATTCCAAAGTGTTTCACAAGGAACAGCTGGAAATGAAAATATTGGAGAGAAAAATGGAGAATCTGGAAATAATGAGAGTGTAAAGAATTCTGATGACACTAAAAATACTGGAAATTCTGAAAAAATAAAAGTTTCACAAAAAAATGAAATCTCAAATTCACATTCTGAATCTAACTCAGAAAAAATTAATAACTTAAACGATCAGAAAGAAAGTCGGAAAACTGAAAATATTAAGACAATCTCACAAAATGAACAAGAAAAAGAACAGCCAAAAGTATTTTCACTAGAAAATAAGAAAAGGGATATTTCACAGGCTATTTCCAGTATTTCATCAACCTCGCCAGTAAAATCAATACTTTCCTCGAGAAATACTGAAAAAGTTTCACAAAAAAATGAGAACATAAAAGTAATTTCAAAAGAAAATCTGACAAACACAGTATCAACATCTACAAATATTTCAAAAAATATTTCAGAAAACACTGCTGGAAATGGCAAAAATAATTCTCATATTTATAAAGTAAAAACTAATAGTATTGCTGGAAATGAGAATCAGGTAGACAGTACTAATAAAAATGATAAAAGTGATTCTTTTGTTCAAAAAGTGAGAAATAGCGAAAATAGTGGAAAAAATGGAAATAACAGAGGAAATATTAATGCAAAAGTTGAAAGTGGAGGTAATTCAAAGACAGGGAATTTAGAAAAAACTAGCAAAAATTCTAATAAAAATCATGATATTGAACAAAGAAGAAATGTAGAAAAAGGTAAAGAGGAAAATATAAATGTTTGTAACGAAGGAAAGGATTTTACAGTTTCATATAATCCAAATTTGAGTTATCCTCCTGCAGCACAAAGGCTTGGAAATAAAGGAGTTGTTACAGTTTCAGTAAGATTTAGTTTTAATAGCAGTGGTTCTGTCAGTGTGATTTCAGTTTCGGGAGGAAGTTCGATTTTTCAGCAAGAGGCAAGGAGAGCAGCTAGTAGAATAAGAGTGAAAATAAAAAATCCTGAAACTTTGAAATGTACAATATCAAGATCATTTAAATTTGAATTGAGATAA
- a CDS encoding TonB-dependent receptor — translation MLKKFAILSLILASISLYAEGKYEGKLEEVVVTATGFSDNVDNQIKNVTIITSEDIKEKGYNTVEDILKQAPGINITQTGFGSAVDIRGQGRFGLGTSANISKAVSSVKILIDGDIAMDTIDTSHAYIPLNTISVNDVERVEVINGGGTVLYGSGTRGGVVNIITKNRTKEGASGKIYYQNSSYGTNKLGFDTGINYDNKFIIDLGYENVNGKGYRRGSKEAYEYLNGSLKYNITDNHSLKFKAARYNSEETLASDLTKSQLLGDRRQSGTLSDLDIDRKEYSLGYEGKVTDNLKLSLTGYKQDTNKIMYGMPKTKFEDNKKGINFKGNYGLENGNIIFGYNYIDHKGSREQTIFGTPIMNVDLAKKTSSFYLLGRHKIVGNLEGTAGYRYERAEYKTNREVPSTRMPIPGGRGFVTIPSREMHGSRKDNNSAYELGLNYKYSDTGNVYVKYERGFRSPAATEFVDYAPGARNYTLNNLKTEKFNTYEAGFKDMLWNSFVSATAFHTRTNNEIYLNMDHGVLGGPSTARWTFHNLKATERTGVELFAEQYLGKLRVNESFTYVNAKIKKVGDDVLTSTTYNFKDGQKIPGVPSTKVTLGLDYEIADGLRTTANLNYYSSSVDTYNDKIPSYSTTDLGLKYKHQSGFGLNAGVKNVFNKKYNVAQGKDPLTGNTVYSPADERTYYIGASYEF, via the coding sequence ATGTTAAAAAAATTTGCGATTTTAAGTTTAATTTTAGCTAGTATTTCTTTATATGCAGAGGGAAAATATGAAGGAAAACTTGAAGAGGTAGTTGTAACAGCGACAGGATTTAGCGATAATGTTGACAATCAGATAAAAAATGTAACTATTATTACGTCGGAGGATATTAAGGAAAAAGGGTATAATACTGTAGAAGATATATTAAAACAGGCACCAGGAATTAATATTACACAAACTGGATTTGGTTCAGCAGTAGATATTAGAGGGCAAGGAAGATTTGGATTGGGAACGAGTGCGAATATTTCTAAAGCAGTTTCTTCAGTAAAAATCTTGATTGATGGAGATATTGCTATGGATACAATTGATACTTCTCATGCTTATATTCCTTTGAATACAATATCAGTTAATGATGTGGAACGAGTGGAAGTAATAAATGGTGGAGGAACAGTTCTGTATGGAAGTGGAACTCGAGGTGGAGTTGTAAACATCATTACAAAAAATAGGACAAAAGAAGGAGCTTCAGGTAAAATTTATTATCAAAATAGCTCTTATGGAACAAATAAATTAGGATTTGATACAGGAATTAATTATGATAATAAATTTATTATTGATTTGGGATATGAAAATGTTAATGGAAAAGGGTATAGAAGAGGTTCTAAAGAAGCGTATGAATATTTGAATGGGAGCTTGAAATATAATATAACAGATAATCACAGTTTAAAATTTAAGGCGGCGAGATACAATTCAGAAGAAACATTGGCATCAGATTTAACAAAATCGCAACTTTTGGGTGACAGAAGACAGTCTGGAACTTTGAGTGATCTTGATATTGATAGAAAAGAATATAGCTTGGGATACGAAGGGAAAGTTACCGATAACTTGAAATTATCATTGACAGGATATAAACAGGATACAAATAAAATTATGTACGGAATGCCTAAAACGAAATTTGAAGATAATAAAAAAGGAATCAATTTTAAGGGAAATTATGGGCTTGAAAATGGGAATATAATTTTTGGATATAACTACATCGACCATAAAGGAAGTAGAGAGCAAACTATATTTGGTACACCAATTATGAATGTTGATTTGGCGAAAAAGACAAGCTCGTTTTATTTGCTGGGACGGCATAAAATTGTTGGTAATTTAGAGGGAACAGCAGGATATAGATACGAAAGAGCGGAATATAAAACGAATAGGGAAGTTCCATCTACAAGAATGCCGATACCTGGCGGAAGAGGCTTTGTGACTATTCCATCAAGAGAAATGCACGGTTCAAGAAAAGACAATAATAGTGCTTATGAATTAGGACTTAATTACAAATATTCTGATACAGGAAATGTTTATGTGAAATATGAAAGAGGATTTAGATCACCAGCTGCAACAGAATTTGTTGATTATGCACCAGGAGCTAGAAATTATACTTTAAATAATTTAAAAACCGAAAAATTTAATACGTATGAAGCAGGATTTAAAGATATGTTATGGAATTCGTTTGTAAGTGCTACAGCGTTTCATACACGAACAAATAATGAAATATATTTGAATATGGATCACGGAGTGCTGGGAGGGCCAAGTACAGCAAGATGGACATTCCATAATTTAAAAGCTACCGAAAGAACAGGTGTAGAACTATTTGCTGAACAATATCTAGGTAAATTGAGAGTAAATGAATCATTTACATATGTAAATGCTAAAATTAAAAAAGTTGGAGATGATGTGCTAACTTCAACAACTTATAATTTTAAAGATGGACAAAAAATACCGGGAGTTCCATCTACAAAAGTTACATTAGGGCTTGACTATGAAATAGCAGATGGTTTGAGAACTACTGCTAACTTAAATTATTATTCAAGTTCAGTGGATACTTACAATGATAAAATACCTTCATATTCTACAACAGATTTAGGTTTAAAATACAAACATCAAAGTGGATTTGGGCTTAATGCAGGAGTAAAAAATGTATTTAACAAAAAATACAATGTTGCTCAAGGAAAAGACCCGCTTACAGGAAATACAGTATATTCACCAGCTGACGAACGAACTTATTACATTGGAGCAAGTTATGAATTTTAG
- a CDS encoding ExbD/TolR family protein, with translation MKFSNRRSRQNAEISMLNLIDVIFMLLIFFMIATTFNKYSQFQLSVPKSDAKFDKKEKAKIEIIVNREKKYFLKLGNNVKEISGENIHNEILRLPKEMLENVALTADEHLEYGYIVEIMSKLRNENVKNVSLNIQKNNK, from the coding sequence ATGAAATTTTCTAACAGAAGAAGTAGACAGAATGCAGAAATATCAATGCTTAATCTTATAGATGTCATATTTATGCTATTAATATTTTTTATGATTGCTACGACATTTAATAAATATTCACAATTTCAGCTTTCGGTTCCTAAATCAGATGCTAAATTTGATAAAAAAGAGAAGGCAAAGATAGAAATAATAGTTAATAGAGAAAAAAAATATTTTTTGAAGTTAGGAAATAATGTTAAAGAAATTTCGGGAGAGAATATTCATAATGAGATTTTGAGATTGCCGAAAGAGATGCTTGAAAATGTTGCATTGACAGCGGACGAGCATTTGGAATATGGCTATATTGTGGAAATAATGTCAAAATTGCGGAATGAGAATGTAAAAAATGTTAGTCTTAATATACAAAAAAATAATAAATAA